Below is a genomic region from Nitrospira sp..
ATCGAGGGTGTGAAGAGCGTGAAGAACGATCTGGAGATCGTCGCTCCGGTTAAGCGCGAGGCGGTAGATGACAAGGATGATGCGATTACCACGCGCGTCAAAGAGTACGTCGCAAAAGAGCCGGCTCTCAAGAATGCGCATATTTCGGTTCAGACCAATGCGGGGGTCGTATCGTTGACCGGCGATGCTCCTGACCTCACGACCAGCGCGCAGGCGTCCTGGACTGCTTGGATTGTTCCGGGCGTGAAGTCGGTGAAGAACGATCTCACGTTGAAGGAAAAGAGTTAAGGATTTGTGACTCGCATCCCCCGTCTCATCGCGAGACGGGGGATGCCTCATCATCAGCGACAAGGAGGTGTAGTTGTGAATAAGCTCATGGGCCAGTTCGTCCTCGCATTAGTGCTTATGGTCGGAATCACAGCGTTATCCTATGCGGCTGAAGAGGTGGCTGCGCCGGGTTCCCAGTCAGTCAAGGGGGATCTGCTGAAGATCGAGGGTGAGTTTTATACGCTGCACGATACGGCCGGGCATGACGTCCGCGTCCATGTTGATCAGACCACTAAGCTGGACGGTGACTTTAAGACAGGCGACAAGGTTGAAGTTCAGGTCACTGACAAGGGGCACGCATTTTCTTTGAAGCACGCCAATGTGGCCAGTGCCGGATTGCCGGCGAGTGGTCCTCAAATGGTCAAAGGGGACCTGCTGAAAATTGAAGGTGACTCTTATGTCGTGCGTGATCTGAAGGGCAAGGAAGTCCGGCTGCATGTCGATCAGACCACCAAGCAGGAGGGCGGAACCTTCAAGACAGGCGATAAGATCGAGGCCCAAGTGAATGACAGGGGCCACGCAGTTTCGATGGGTCACGCAAACCCGGCGAAATAGGTCTATGGGGCTCATATAGCAATGCCTGCACACGGCATGGGCGTGTCTCGACGACTGACCCGTCCCGGACGTTGAGGAAGGGGAGACGGCAGTGAAGATGCTTTGCGGCATTCGAATTCGCCGTCCCAAAGAACGCAGTCGCGCGCGCTCGGTCTCGGCGTAAATACTT
It encodes:
- a CDS encoding BON domain-containing protein, which encodes MTTRYLMTVGAAMVLGAAFIAGPVSAASTTGEKTPINDSWLTSKTKIALFADARVKGRQIDVETTQGQVMLRGKVDSTEAKQAAEGITKGIEGVKSVKNDLEIVAPVKREAVDDKDDAITTRVKEYVAKEPALKNAHISVQTNAGVVSLTGDAPDLTTSAQASWTAWIVPGVKSVKNDLTLKEKS